From the genome of Halobacteriovorax marinus SJ:
CGGCCGCCTATACAGCAGAGGATGTAGCGCACTCCATTCACTGCCCAAAACATCAACTTGCAAAAGTCATTGCAATTCATGCAGACGATAGAGATTTACTGGCGATTCTTCCAGCGTGTGACAAATTAGATATGAAGTCACTTAAAAGAGAGCTTGGCAGTAGAGAGGTTACACTCTTTTCTGAAACCGAACTTAAAACAGCGTTCAATGATTGTGAAATTGGAACAACTCCAGTCTTTGGTCATCTCTATGGAATGGATGTAATCGCTTCAACTAACCTCTTAGAAGACGCTGAAATTTACTTCAATGCAGGAACACATACAGATGCAATGAAGTGCACCCTAGAGGAATTTATCAATATAGAGCATCCAGTATTTGCTCAAATCTCCACTCTGCATAAGGACAATTTTGTCTGTCGTGACTTAGATTACTAGCCTTTACGTGACAATTTCTCCTCTTTGTGAAAGAATTATTTTGCAAAGGGGAATTTATGTCACAAGAGTTAGATAAATTTAAAGAACAAGTTCTTAAGAACCTACAT
Proteins encoded in this window:
- a CDS encoding aminoacyl-tRNA deacylase, with the translated sequence MTVPKSLMAYVDSKKVNYSHILHPAAYTAEDVAHSIHCPKHQLAKVIAIHADDRDLLAILPACDKLDMKSLKRELGSREVTLFSETELKTAFNDCEIGTTPVFGHLYGMDVIASTNLLEDAEIYFNAGTHTDAMKCTLEEFINIEHPVFAQISTLHKDNFVCRDLDY